AGCTTATTTTATCTGATTTTCCAGTAGTATTTAACTCATTTAAAAGATTTTCAACATTAGCTTTAAAACGATTCTCAGAGATGTCTTTAGATAGTTTTCTATTAATGTCTTCTTTAACCTCATCAAAAGGAGCTACCCCTTCGGGGCGATAGTCAGTAACTTGAATAATAAAATCATAACTACCATTAGATCTTTCAACAGGAATTAAGTCTGATATATTAAGAGTCGATTGTCCATTAGCGATCATTTCTTCGCTAAAGACTAAATCACTAATTTCAGGATGAATCATGATTGTAGATATCTCTTTATAACTTGTCCAATCAGTTGTTTGAACTGGAAGACCTGTTTTTTCAGATAACTCTTCAATAGATTTAGGCGATTGAGATAAGGCATTTTTCATTTTATCTTCAATAGCATTAAATTCATTTTGTAATTTTTGTTTGCTTAAATTCTCGTAAATTAAAATTGAAGCATAATCAAAATCCATAGTCTTTGATGGTACCTCACCATCAAGTTTAATTATAATAAAGCCATCATCAGTAGGAATGGGTTTTGAAATTTGGTTAACTTTTTTCAATTTTGCTTTTTTAAAGAACTCAGGCAGAGAATCATCATCAACAAACCAACCTAAAGAACCATTCTTACCATAGGCTGAAATATTATTATTATTTTGATTTAGACTTTCAGCTGTATTTTGAAAATTTGCGCCTGAAGATAACTCTTTAACGATCTTGTCTGCTTGCTCTTTGTCTGTAACAAAAATAGCACTAAACTCTTTTTTTGCTGGGTAAGAATATTTTTTTAAATTTTGTTCATATTCTTTTTTGATATCATTATCAGTTACCTTAATGGTTTTAACGATGTCATCTTTTGAATTATAGATATATTTTAATTTTACTCGATCTTTCTTTAAAAATTCATTTTGATGTTCATCATAATACTTTCTTTCATCTTCTTCAGTGATATTAACATCTTTCATATCATCTATTGAGGAGTCAACTTTAGCAGCATAAATTTTTCTTGTTTGATTTTGTAACAAATTGATTTCAGAATCAGATGGTAAAACAAAACTAGTTTTAACTAATGCATCAATAACTTGTTCTTGTTGTAATGATGTTTTTAATATTTCTGCATAACTATCTGGAGTAAAACCGTTTTCAGCAAGTAGATTTAAATAATTTTGATTATCAAATTTACCATTTACAAAAAATACTTTTTGCTGTTTAATGAAATTTTTTACCCGTTCATTACTAATTGCTGCATGAATTTTTTGTGAAAATTGA
This Gilliamella sp. ESL0443 DNA region includes the following protein-coding sequences:
- a CDS encoding SurA N-terminal domain-containing protein; its protein translation is MMEKIRTAANSLVVKIIFAIIILCFIFTGVGFLGFGGSSRNVNDEQLYIAKVDGEGIGRAQFETQVKQQLNNIKGGDASFIKMVRRSVLAQQIDNYLAYQFSQKIHAAISNERVKNFIKQQKVFFVNGKFDNQNYLNLLAENGFTPDSYAEILKTSLQQEQVIDALVKTSFVLPSDSEINLLQNQTRKIYAAKVDSSIDDMKDVNITEEDERKYYDEHQNEFLKKDRVKLKYIYNSKDDIVKTIKVTDNDIKKEYEQNLKKYSYPAKKEFSAIFVTDKEQADKIVKELSSGANFQNTAESLNQNNNNISAYGKNGSLGWFVDDDSLPEFFKKAKLKKVNQISKPIPTDDGFIIIKLDGEVPSKTMDFDYASILIYENLSKQKLQNEFNAIEDKMKNALSQSPKSIEELSEKTGLPVQTTDWTSYKEISTIMIHPEISDLVFSEEMIANGQSTLNISDLIPVERSNGSYDFIIQVTDYRPEGVAPFDEVKEDINRKLSKDISENRFKANVENLLNELNTTGKSDKISFSNKYVLHRDSTDLDKKVVDMVFNLEPSISGRKSNRFNAEFLEDNTAYIVVITDVDTPKEYQDISAELLPLSIADTHYYFADDIRSKAKIEIMPDANL